Proteins encoded by one window of Dendropsophus ebraccatus isolate aDenEbr1 chromosome 4, aDenEbr1.pat, whole genome shotgun sequence:
- the LOC138789051 gene encoding carboxyl-terminal PDZ ligand of neuronal nitric oxide synthase protein-like isoform X1, which translates to MPTKSRYNLVDDGHDLRIPLHNEEAFQHGICFEAKYIGSLDVPRPNSRVEIVAAMRRIRYEFKAKNIKKKKVNLLVSVDGVKVVLKKKKKVTDILSKKEWDWDQSKMMVMQDPIYRIFYVSHDSQDLKIFSYIARDGSSNIFRCNVFKSKKKSQAMRVVRTVGQAFEVCHKLSLQHTEQGGDGHEDVESEKSTDDSGVPVTHVVASVDHNADETDIDALDSPPPRDQRPKSSRGVTDLDAVKRESECLEEKKINDKLIASPKMLLPSDSQLPPGTPLSVHHQIQLLQQQLQQQQQQTQVAVAQVHLLKDQLSAEAAARLESQARVHQLLLQNKDLLQHISLLVKQVQELEYKLSGKNTMGSQDSLLEITFRSSICPVLCDPSTPKSDDLPPLTDPDSSFQLGSPLVDQSIFQNSIAAHMPKLQPSSSLSQLTKPTQSSADLPGVGILAGSTQHLKNLGKAVGAKVNDFLRRKEPDRGDIGITEVNKNVASVLASKERTLSLGDEEISKFIENFPRLEPPPPVTKKRVSRALKTTQDMMISSNPVLGSPEKQVVSSTDSLDLAFDISSENVTEVADPETPQCLPDTVPNGEAEVDGSEPTENQNEVFPEIALSVPDLIHKESSDTSLREQSDKKGVKLCISQEDLIEGQANTEWSSWPRKSALDTEGPHPDLLSFE; encoded by the exons TATGAATTCAAGGCGAAGAACATCAAGAAGAAGAAGGTTAACCTGTTGGTGTCTGTAGATGGAGTGAAGGTGGTcctaaagaagaaaaagaaggtgACCGACATACTTTCT AAGAAGGAATGGGACTGGGATCAGAGCAAGATGATGGTCATGCAGGATCCCATCTACAG aataTTCTACGTTTCTCACGACTCCCAAGACCTCAAGATCTTTAGTTACATCGCCAGAGACGGCTCCAGTAACATCTTTCGCTGCAACGTCTTTAAATCTAAGAAAAAG AGCCAAGCCATGCGAGTGGTCCGGACTGTGGGCCAGGCATTCGAGGTGTGCCATAAGCTGAGTCTGCAGCACACCGAacaagggggggatggacatGAGGATGTGGAGAGCGAGAAGAGCACCGACGACTCTGGAGTACCAG TAACACATGTAGTCGCCAGCGTGGATCACAACGCCGACGAGACAGATATCGATGCCTTGGACAGCCCCCCGCCCAGGGACCAGCGGCCTAAGTCCAGTCGCGGGGTGACCGATCTGGACGCTGTGAAAAGGGAGAGTGAATGTCTGGAGGAAAAGAAGATAAAT GATAAACTCATAGCTTCCCCCAAGATGTTGCTGCCATCCGATAGCCAGCTTCCCCCAGGAACCCCTCTCTCTGTTCACCACCAAATCCAGCTGCTTCAGCAACAActgcagcaacagcagcagcagacgCAGGTGGCGGTGGCCCAG GTTCATTTGCTGAAGGACCAGTTGTCTGCAGAAGCTGCCGCCCGGCTGGAGTCCCAGGCAAGAGTTCATCAACTTCTACTGCAGAATAAGGACCTGCTGCAGCATATCTCTCTGCTGGTGAAACAAGTGCAGGAACTGGAGTACAAGCTATCCGGAAAGAACACCA TGGGATCCCAGGACAGCCTCCTTGAAATCACCTTCCGTTCCAGCATCTGTCCAGTGCTTTGTGATCCTTCAACACCGAAATCGGATGATCTCCCCCCGCTGACTGACCCCGACTCCTCCTTCCAGCTGGGCAGCCCCTTAG TTGACCAAAGCATCTTCCAGAACTCCATTGCTGCCCATATGCCAAAGCTACAACCCAGCTCGTCGCTATCGCAGCTGACAAAGCCTACCCAGAGCAGCGCCGATCTGCCGGGAGTCGGCATCTTAGCGGGCAGCACCCAGCACTTAAAGAACCTGGGAAAGGCTGTGGGAGCCAAAGTCAACGACTTCCTACGAAGGAAAGAACCGGACCGAGGAGATATCGGCATCACGGAAGTCAACAAGAACGTAGCATCTGTGCTGGCCAGTAAGGAGCGGACCCTCAGTCTTGGGGATGAAGAAAT ATCCAAGTTTATTGAGAATTTCCCCCGACTTGAACCCCCTCCGCCGGTAACAAAAAAGAGAGTCTCCCGAGCTCTGAAGACGACTCAGGATATGATGATCTCTTCGAACCCGGTGTTGGGCAGTCCAGAGAAGCAAGTTGTTTCCTCCACCGATAGCTTGGATTTAGCATTCGATATCTCTTCTGAAAATGTCACCGAAGTCGCCGACCCTGAAACCCCCCAATGCCTGCCGGATACTGTACCCAACGGAGAGGCTGAAGTGGATGGTTCAGAGCCTACTGAGAACCAAAATGAAGTCTTTCCCGAGATCGCACTGTCTGTCCCCGACCTTATCCACAAGGAGTCGTCTGACACAAGTCTCAGGGAACAGTCTGACAAAAAAGGGGTGAAGCTCTGCATCAGCCAGGAGGACCTCATAGAGGGCCAGGCCAATACCGAATGGAGTTCTTGGCCCAGGAAATCGGCTTTAGATACTGAGGGTCCTCACCCAGACCTCCTATCATTTGAGTAG
- the LOC138789051 gene encoding carboxyl-terminal PDZ ligand of neuronal nitric oxide synthase protein-like isoform X2 yields the protein MPTKSRYNLVDDGHDLRIPLHNEEAFQHGICFEAKYIGSLDVPRPNSRVEIVAAMRRIRYEFKAKNIKKKKVNLLVSVDGVKVVLKKKKKKKEWDWDQSKMMVMQDPIYRIFYVSHDSQDLKIFSYIARDGSSNIFRCNVFKSKKKSQAMRVVRTVGQAFEVCHKLSLQHTEQGGDGHEDVESEKSTDDSGVPVTHVVASVDHNADETDIDALDSPPPRDQRPKSSRGVTDLDAVKRESECLEEKKINDKLIASPKMLLPSDSQLPPGTPLSVHHQIQLLQQQLQQQQQQTQVAVAQVHLLKDQLSAEAAARLESQARVHQLLLQNKDLLQHISLLVKQVQELEYKLSGKNTMGSQDSLLEITFRSSICPVLCDPSTPKSDDLPPLTDPDSSFQLGSPLVDQSIFQNSIAAHMPKLQPSSSLSQLTKPTQSSADLPGVGILAGSTQHLKNLGKAVGAKVNDFLRRKEPDRGDIGITEVNKNVASVLASKERTLSLGDEEISKFIENFPRLEPPPPVTKKRVSRALKTTQDMMISSNPVLGSPEKQVVSSTDSLDLAFDISSENVTEVADPETPQCLPDTVPNGEAEVDGSEPTENQNEVFPEIALSVPDLIHKESSDTSLREQSDKKGVKLCISQEDLIEGQANTEWSSWPRKSALDTEGPHPDLLSFE from the exons TATGAATTCAAGGCGAAGAACATCAAGAAGAAGAAGGTTAACCTGTTGGTGTCTGTAGATGGAGTGAAGGTGGTcctaaagaagaaaaagaag AAGAAGGAATGGGACTGGGATCAGAGCAAGATGATGGTCATGCAGGATCCCATCTACAG aataTTCTACGTTTCTCACGACTCCCAAGACCTCAAGATCTTTAGTTACATCGCCAGAGACGGCTCCAGTAACATCTTTCGCTGCAACGTCTTTAAATCTAAGAAAAAG AGCCAAGCCATGCGAGTGGTCCGGACTGTGGGCCAGGCATTCGAGGTGTGCCATAAGCTGAGTCTGCAGCACACCGAacaagggggggatggacatGAGGATGTGGAGAGCGAGAAGAGCACCGACGACTCTGGAGTACCAG TAACACATGTAGTCGCCAGCGTGGATCACAACGCCGACGAGACAGATATCGATGCCTTGGACAGCCCCCCGCCCAGGGACCAGCGGCCTAAGTCCAGTCGCGGGGTGACCGATCTGGACGCTGTGAAAAGGGAGAGTGAATGTCTGGAGGAAAAGAAGATAAAT GATAAACTCATAGCTTCCCCCAAGATGTTGCTGCCATCCGATAGCCAGCTTCCCCCAGGAACCCCTCTCTCTGTTCACCACCAAATCCAGCTGCTTCAGCAACAActgcagcaacagcagcagcagacgCAGGTGGCGGTGGCCCAG GTTCATTTGCTGAAGGACCAGTTGTCTGCAGAAGCTGCCGCCCGGCTGGAGTCCCAGGCAAGAGTTCATCAACTTCTACTGCAGAATAAGGACCTGCTGCAGCATATCTCTCTGCTGGTGAAACAAGTGCAGGAACTGGAGTACAAGCTATCCGGAAAGAACACCA TGGGATCCCAGGACAGCCTCCTTGAAATCACCTTCCGTTCCAGCATCTGTCCAGTGCTTTGTGATCCTTCAACACCGAAATCGGATGATCTCCCCCCGCTGACTGACCCCGACTCCTCCTTCCAGCTGGGCAGCCCCTTAG TTGACCAAAGCATCTTCCAGAACTCCATTGCTGCCCATATGCCAAAGCTACAACCCAGCTCGTCGCTATCGCAGCTGACAAAGCCTACCCAGAGCAGCGCCGATCTGCCGGGAGTCGGCATCTTAGCGGGCAGCACCCAGCACTTAAAGAACCTGGGAAAGGCTGTGGGAGCCAAAGTCAACGACTTCCTACGAAGGAAAGAACCGGACCGAGGAGATATCGGCATCACGGAAGTCAACAAGAACGTAGCATCTGTGCTGGCCAGTAAGGAGCGGACCCTCAGTCTTGGGGATGAAGAAAT ATCCAAGTTTATTGAGAATTTCCCCCGACTTGAACCCCCTCCGCCGGTAACAAAAAAGAGAGTCTCCCGAGCTCTGAAGACGACTCAGGATATGATGATCTCTTCGAACCCGGTGTTGGGCAGTCCAGAGAAGCAAGTTGTTTCCTCCACCGATAGCTTGGATTTAGCATTCGATATCTCTTCTGAAAATGTCACCGAAGTCGCCGACCCTGAAACCCCCCAATGCCTGCCGGATACTGTACCCAACGGAGAGGCTGAAGTGGATGGTTCAGAGCCTACTGAGAACCAAAATGAAGTCTTTCCCGAGATCGCACTGTCTGTCCCCGACCTTATCCACAAGGAGTCGTCTGACACAAGTCTCAGGGAACAGTCTGACAAAAAAGGGGTGAAGCTCTGCATCAGCCAGGAGGACCTCATAGAGGGCCAGGCCAATACCGAATGGAGTTCTTGGCCCAGGAAATCGGCTTTAGATACTGAGGGTCCTCACCCAGACCTCCTATCATTTGAGTAG